Proteins encoded by one window of Acidipropionibacterium virtanenii:
- a CDS encoding HNH endonuclease signature motif containing protein — MSGKRNVWQTVKVIEEALDLLDRSCAATMNPAQTLAAMRAMRRLADRMCAEAAVWTDRAAKTCAAEKAAGTPLSDYLAVTEGRSSSEANGLVHQAGRITADPRVRDAALAGTVSPNKAAAAGAVLRDLPRHDMSEAQRRAAAERLIDQAAGGATTGQIARSADRVLEQVAPDLAPTPDGRAAEAERRRRRAVRERELTFVEDGRGSVRFWGRLPQMEGDLLRTVVGACVERGRGDERRELETLKAQRATGELSAGQYFAARTVLGERESRTTAQRQADAITDMVTALQSAGQVPVAGGEAPRVVVTLDYTRLLQLAVEAAATGLRPDGTMLDEVSVARLRTAVTGTTETGADVAASQVRLACCDAGILPTVLGQASEILDVGREHRLVTPQIRKALTLRDSGCVFPGCTVPAPACQAHHVIPWWAGGPTSLNNLVLICRHHHGVIEPHRFAPAADQWRITFDPDTGRPQVHPPRRLRHDLPPGPDAGEDSAHQPETETGAQGTLIA, encoded by the coding sequence ATGAGTGGGAAACGCAACGTGTGGCAGACCGTGAAGGTCATCGAGGAGGCTCTGGATCTCCTCGACCGCAGCTGCGCCGCCACTATGAACCCCGCCCAGACTCTGGCCGCGATGAGGGCCATGCGCCGCCTGGCCGATCGGATGTGTGCCGAGGCTGCCGTGTGGACGGACCGGGCCGCCAAGACCTGCGCGGCCGAGAAGGCGGCCGGCACCCCGCTGTCGGACTATCTGGCGGTCACCGAGGGCCGCAGCTCCTCGGAGGCCAACGGGCTGGTGCATCAGGCGGGCCGGATCACCGCCGACCCCCGGGTGCGTGACGCCGCCCTGGCCGGGACCGTCTCACCGAACAAGGCCGCCGCGGCCGGGGCCGTGCTGCGCGACCTTCCGCGCCACGACATGAGTGAGGCGCAACGACGAGCCGCCGCCGAGAGGCTGATCGATCAGGCCGCCGGTGGGGCCACCACCGGCCAGATCGCCCGCTCCGCCGATCGAGTGCTGGAGCAGGTGGCCCCCGACCTGGCCCCCACCCCCGACGGGCGAGCCGCCGAGGCCGAACGGCGCCGCCGCCGGGCCGTCCGCGAGCGCGAACTGACCTTCGTCGAGGACGGTCGGGGCTCGGTCCGCTTCTGGGGACGACTGCCGCAGATGGAGGGCGACCTGCTGCGCACAGTCGTCGGGGCCTGCGTGGAACGGGGGCGCGGTGACGAACGCCGCGAACTCGAGACCCTCAAGGCGCAGAGGGCCACGGGGGAGTTGAGTGCCGGCCAGTACTTCGCGGCGCGGACCGTCCTGGGGGAGCGGGAGTCCCGCACCACCGCCCAACGGCAGGCCGACGCGATCACTGACATGGTCACCGCCCTCCAGAGCGCCGGACAGGTCCCGGTCGCCGGCGGTGAGGCGCCGCGGGTCGTGGTCACCCTCGACTACACGAGGCTCCTGCAGCTCGCTGTGGAGGCGGCGGCCACCGGCCTCCGCCCCGACGGCACCATGTTGGATGAGGTGTCGGTCGCCCGGTTGCGGACCGCGGTGACCGGCACCACCGAGACCGGCGCCGATGTTGCGGCCTCCCAGGTGCGTCTGGCCTGCTGCGACGCCGGGATCCTGCCGACCGTTCTCGGCCAGGCCTCCGAGATCCTGGATGTGGGACGGGAGCACCGGCTGGTGACGCCCCAGATCCGCAAGGCCCTGACCCTGCGGGACTCCGGGTGCGTCTTCCCGGGCTGCACCGTTCCCGCACCGGCCTGTCAGGCCCACCACGTCATCCCCTGGTGGGCCGGCGGACCCACCTCCCTGAATAACCTCGTCCTGATCTGCAGGCATCACCACGGGGTCATCGAACCCCACCGATTCGCTCCCGCCGCCGACCAATGGCGCATCACCTTCGACCCCGACACCGGCCGGCCCCAGGTCCACCCGCCCCGACGCCTCCGCCACGACCTCCCACCCGGCCC
- a CDS encoding NAD(P)-dependent oxidoreductase: MTAPNVNHILIAGVGGLGTSMVHEALERELTVSVLVRDRGRLRTRLDAGTIARLSRITIGDATNPAALDRAMQDVDVAISGNGAHRRMALAMAEAVKRNGVQKLVWPAGGSNAMDEDGVTPAYKRLLDSWPGAEQAYLAHQACIDAIRGAGINYVIFGPGRMTPAGHRSPDVAATVRINRVAGMSISYEDAAWVMLEAATTNGWDRELVSAAT; the protein is encoded by the coding sequence ATGACCGCACCCAACGTCAACCACATCCTGATCGCCGGGGTCGGTGGGCTTGGCACCAGCATGGTTCACGAGGCCCTCGAGCGCGAGCTCACCGTGTCCGTCCTGGTGCGCGACCGTGGCAGGCTCCGCACCCGCCTGGACGCCGGCACCATCGCCAGGCTCTCCAGGATCACTATCGGCGATGCAACCAATCCAGCCGCCCTCGACCGCGCCATGCAGGACGTCGACGTAGCGATCTCCGGGAATGGCGCTCACCGGAGGATGGCGCTGGCCATGGCCGAAGCGGTCAAGCGCAACGGCGTCCAGAAGTTGGTCTGGCCCGCCGGCGGCTCCAACGCAATGGATGAGGACGGAGTCACTCCCGCGTACAAGAGGCTCCTGGACTCGTGGCCGGGGGCCGAGCAGGCCTACCTCGCCCACCAGGCCTGTATCGATGCCATCCGAGGGGCCGGCATCAACTACGTTATCTTCGGCCCCGGGCGCATGACCCCTGCCGGTCACCGCAGCCCCGACGTCGCAGCGACCGTGCGCATCAATCGCGTCGCCGGAATGTCCATCTCATACGAGGACGCCGCCTGGGTCATGCTCGAAGCGGCCACCACCAACGGCTGGGATCGGGAGCTCGTGAGCGCCGCGACATGA
- a CDS encoding DUF6339 family protein, which yields MSSVLIPRLRAGEAIQLLADHARRLGEGATPEYLVDTTHITTSDPAAGPLAPAAQIDAWRDGVVARVSGFDLTTKAGRDGYGMTLGKALAEVINPIPSDAAHDGVWSFLSLRVFPDLVYARWPGETIVGELRLPADRWIGSQAGNRDRNYLKLAWRRWTVLGDVMESADPLMGEAEFGRLLEDRASVARDRRLVREAAAVVVKYGADQPGGRSEFARKFMNLLSARTGSMLLDILTDDEIHDFVEEEASSIVRRRARRGV from the coding sequence GTGAGCAGCGTCCTGATTCCCCGGCTGAGGGCCGGTGAGGCGATCCAGCTGTTGGCCGACCACGCCCGGCGCCTCGGCGAGGGAGCGACCCCCGAGTACCTCGTCGACACCACTCACATCACCACCAGTGATCCCGCCGCAGGACCGCTGGCCCCGGCCGCCCAGATCGATGCCTGGCGCGACGGCGTGGTGGCCCGCGTGTCCGGGTTCGACCTCACCACCAAGGCCGGACGCGACGGCTACGGCATGACGCTGGGCAAGGCCCTGGCCGAGGTGATCAACCCGATCCCCTCGGACGCCGCCCACGACGGCGTGTGGTCCTTCCTGTCACTGCGGGTCTTCCCGGATCTGGTCTACGCCAGGTGGCCCGGAGAGACGATCGTCGGCGAGCTCCGGCTGCCCGCCGACCGCTGGATCGGCAGCCAGGCCGGCAATCGCGACCGCAACTACCTCAAGCTCGCCTGGCGACGCTGGACGGTACTGGGAGACGTCATGGAGAGCGCCGACCCGCTGATGGGCGAGGCGGAGTTCGGACGCCTGCTGGAGGATCGCGCGTCCGTGGCGCGTGACCGCCGCCTGGTGCGGGAGGCCGCCGCCGTGGTGGTGAAGTACGGCGCCGACCAGCCCGGGGGGCGCTCTGAGTTCGCGCGGAAGTTCATGAACCTGCTATCGGCCCGGACCGGCTCGATGCTGCTGGACATTCTCACCGACGACGAGATCCACGACTTCGTGGAGGAGGAGGCCTCGAGCATCGTGCGGCGGAGGGCCCGTCGCGGAGTGTGA